One genomic region from Gopherus flavomarginatus isolate rGopFla2 chromosome 20, rGopFla2.mat.asm, whole genome shotgun sequence encodes:
- the LOC127038429 gene encoding cornifin-A-like translates to MSYFAYQYKQRNYTPYSTTRLMPYAEPCVVKGPAPHVTKCAEPCDVKHPAPCTTKYRDPCAGKPSVPCATKCFEPHAQKHPVQYIPKFSEPAGVKCSTPCVTRYHEPYGLIPPQPFPERWNPCAPPYVPPYVTGYPQACGPTYVPSFPNYPYPYAPQWPNTWGYGNCGPC, encoded by the coding sequence ATGTCTTACTTTGCCTACCAGTACAAGCAACGGAACTACACACCCTACTCAACGACACGCCTCATGCCGTATGCCGAACCCTGCGTGGTTAAAGGCCCAGCTCCACACGTTACCAAGTGCGCAGAGCCATGTGATGTGAAGCACCCAGCACCATGCACCACCAAGTACAGAGACCCATGTGCTGGGAAGCCCTCGGTCCCATGTGCTACCAAGTGTTTTGAGCCACATGCCCAGAAACACCCAGTGCAGTATATCCCCAAATTCTCTGAGCCAGCAGGTGTGAAATGCTCAACGCCATGTGTCACGAGGTATCATGAGCCGTATGGTTTAATACCCCctcaaccattcccagagagatgGAATCCATGCGCTCCACCATATGTGCCTCCCTATGTTACGGGATACCCTCAGGCATGTGGTCCAACATATGTGCCGTCTTTTCCCAACTACCCATACCCTTATGCTCCCCAGTGGCCCAACACGTGGGGCTATGGAAACTGTGGGCCATGCTAA